A section of the Agromyces aurantiacus genome encodes:
- a CDS encoding zinc-dependent metalloprotease translates to MLRELLSGSGGIDASKLASAAGLPNDPASLAAIFSQLQQAMQRSEEEGIDWSLALRQAEQRASAGQRQVDPAEAERLDAAFDLAALWLDEVVDVTSLPGTPELMTRRSWAAATMPIWSQLAEPVALSIADSLTRVMSQQAPEELRSMVQGASRMMRGIGGAMFAMQLGQVVGQLATEVVSGGDVGIPLLEDGRAALLPQNVAEFGEGLDLPGDQIELYLAVRELAHARLFRHARWLRLHFITAITAFARGIDVDVERLEELAEGFDPSNTDELRDAVANGALLRPKSAEQEAALGRLETMLALVEGWVDVVTADATSRLPKSDAVAETIRRRRATGGPAESALATLVGLELRPRRLRDAAAMWRAVTDAVGVAARDALWAHPDLLPTAADLDDPAPLAARLKAGGQAAGEADAEFDEALEALLRGETPGAAPSDGSEEEPDAGSGDEHGGDEPGETPGEEPGRG, encoded by the coding sequence ATGCTCCGCGAGCTCCTGTCCGGATCGGGCGGGATCGACGCGTCGAAGCTCGCGAGCGCGGCCGGGCTGCCGAACGACCCCGCGAGCCTCGCCGCCATCTTCAGCCAGCTCCAGCAGGCCATGCAGCGCTCCGAGGAGGAGGGCATCGACTGGTCGCTCGCCCTGCGGCAGGCCGAGCAGCGCGCGTCGGCCGGCCAGCGCCAGGTCGATCCCGCCGAGGCCGAGCGGCTCGACGCGGCCTTCGACCTCGCGGCGCTCTGGCTCGACGAGGTCGTGGATGTCACCTCGCTCCCGGGTACGCCCGAACTGATGACCCGCCGGTCGTGGGCGGCGGCGACCATGCCGATCTGGTCGCAGCTGGCCGAGCCCGTGGCGCTCAGCATCGCCGACTCGCTCACGCGCGTGATGAGCCAGCAGGCCCCCGAGGAACTCCGCTCGATGGTGCAGGGCGCGAGCCGGATGATGCGGGGCATCGGCGGCGCGATGTTCGCCATGCAGCTCGGACAGGTCGTGGGCCAGCTCGCCACCGAGGTGGTCTCGGGCGGCGACGTGGGCATCCCCCTCCTGGAGGACGGGCGGGCCGCGCTGCTGCCGCAGAACGTCGCCGAGTTCGGCGAGGGCCTCGACCTCCCCGGCGACCAGATCGAGCTCTACCTCGCGGTGCGCGAACTCGCGCACGCCCGGCTCTTCCGCCACGCGCGCTGGTTGCGGCTGCACTTCATCACGGCCATCACCGCGTTCGCCCGGGGCATCGACGTCGACGTCGAACGGCTCGAGGAGCTCGCCGAGGGCTTCGACCCGTCGAATACCGACGAGCTCCGCGACGCCGTCGCGAACGGCGCGCTGCTCCGGCCCAAGAGCGCCGAGCAGGAGGCCGCGCTGGGCCGGCTCGAGACGATGCTCGCGCTCGTCGAGGGCTGGGTCGACGTGGTGACCGCGGATGCCACGTCGCGGCTGCCGAAGTCCGACGCCGTCGCCGAGACGATCCGGCGCCGGCGCGCGACCGGCGGCCCCGCCGAGTCGGCCCTGGCCACGCTCGTCGGCCTGGAACTGCGCCCCCGGCGCCTGCGCGACGCCGCGGCGATGTGGCGGGCCGTCACCGACGCCGTCGGCGTCGCGGCGCGCGACGCGCTGTGGGCGCACCCCGACCTGCTGCCGACCGCCGCCGACCTCGACGATCCCGCGCCGCTCGCGGCACGCCTGAAGGCGGGCGGCCAGGCGGCCGGCGAGGCCGATGCCGAGTTCGACGAGGCGCTCGAGGCGCTGCTGCGCGGCGAGACGCCGGGCGCGGCGCCGAGCGATGGCTCCGAGGAGGAGCCGGACGCCGGGTCGGGCGACGAACACGGCGGCGACGAGCCGGGCGAGACCCCGGGCGAGGAGCCGGGCCGGGGCTGA
- a CDS encoding ATP-dependent helicase: MTVADPLLAALDDEQRIAAEALNGPVRVLAGAGTGKTRAITHRIAYGVASGAYDPARVMALTFTARAAAELRARLRALGAGTVQARTFHAAALAQLNHFWPIVVGGPAPRVLEFKGRLLGLAVERCRLRVDTATLRDVAAEIEFRKVTGLSMEEYRVRVAGRGAPGTLDGEQLIALVEAYETLKDERRMIDFEDVLLATAGMIETEPAVAMQVREGYRHFVVDEYQDVSPAQQQLLDLWLGGRDELCVVGDASQTIYSFAGASAEYLLGFERRYPEATLVRLERNYRSTPEIVDVANRLMRGRPGALRLVASPPDGGDPAVADGAGSPAGSVSGRGAAPHGPAPEVIAYPDELAEARGVATRIRARLDAGVPPESIAVLLRVNSQSALLEQALGEAGVPTRVRGARRFFDQPEVRQAVHAIRAQALAATDEPVFKAVSDVLRSLDWSVEPPPGPGAVRDRWESLNAIARLVDDLPPGTTLRAFADDLRARAEAHHEPAIQAVTLATLHSAKGLEWDEVHLVGLTEGMLPIAYATGLEGIDEERRLLYVGLTRARRRLTLSWAARAAAHRGEREPSRFLRELDIRTPDAVRAAGTPVGAGRPRR, translated from the coding sequence ATGACGGTGGCCGATCCGCTGCTCGCCGCGCTCGACGACGAACAGCGCATCGCGGCCGAGGCGCTGAACGGGCCGGTCCGCGTGCTCGCCGGTGCGGGCACGGGCAAGACGCGGGCCATCACGCACCGCATCGCGTACGGCGTCGCATCGGGCGCCTACGATCCGGCGCGCGTCATGGCGCTCACGTTCACCGCGCGCGCCGCCGCCGAGCTGCGCGCGCGACTGCGTGCGCTCGGGGCCGGCACGGTGCAGGCGCGCACCTTCCACGCGGCCGCGCTCGCCCAGCTCAACCACTTCTGGCCGATCGTCGTCGGCGGGCCCGCGCCGCGCGTGCTCGAGTTCAAGGGCCGACTGCTGGGCCTCGCCGTCGAGCGGTGCCGGCTCCGCGTCGACACCGCCACGTTGCGGGATGTCGCCGCCGAGATCGAGTTCCGCAAGGTCACGGGGCTGTCGATGGAGGAGTACCGGGTGCGGGTCGCGGGTCGCGGCGCGCCCGGCACACTCGACGGCGAGCAGCTCATCGCGCTGGTCGAGGCGTACGAGACGCTCAAGGACGAGCGGCGCATGATCGACTTCGAGGACGTGCTGCTCGCGACTGCGGGCATGATCGAGACCGAGCCCGCCGTGGCCATGCAGGTGCGCGAGGGGTATCGGCACTTCGTCGTCGACGAGTACCAGGACGTCTCGCCGGCGCAGCAGCAGCTGCTCGACCTGTGGCTCGGCGGCCGCGACGAGCTCTGCGTGGTCGGCGATGCGAGCCAGACCATCTACTCGTTCGCGGGGGCGTCGGCCGAGTACCTGCTCGGCTTCGAACGGCGCTACCCCGAGGCCACGCTCGTGCGGCTCGAGCGCAACTACCGATCGACGCCCGAGATCGTCGACGTCGCCAATCGGCTCATGCGCGGACGGCCGGGTGCCCTTCGGCTGGTCGCGTCGCCGCCCGACGGCGGCGACCCGGCGGTGGCGGATGGCGCGGGATCGCCTGCCGGGTCGGTCAGCGGCCGTGGTGCGGCGCCGCACGGACCCGCACCCGAGGTCATCGCCTACCCCGACGAGCTCGCCGAGGCGCGCGGCGTCGCGACCCGGATCCGGGCGCGCCTCGACGCGGGCGTCCCGCCGGAGTCGATCGCGGTGCTGCTGCGCGTGAACTCCCAGTCGGCGCTGCTCGAGCAGGCGCTCGGCGAGGCGGGGGTGCCCACGCGCGTGCGCGGCGCGCGGCGGTTCTTCGACCAGCCCGAGGTGCGCCAGGCGGTGCACGCGATCCGCGCGCAGGCGCTCGCGGCGACCGATGAGCCCGTCTTCAAGGCGGTGAGCGACGTGCTGCGCTCGCTCGACTGGTCGGTCGAGCCGCCGCCCGGCCCCGGTGCGGTGCGGGACCGCTGGGAGTCGCTGAACGCGATCGCACGCCTGGTCGACGACCTGCCGCCGGGCACGACGCTGCGCGCGTTCGCCGACGACCTGCGCGCGCGTGCCGAGGCCCACCACGAGCCCGCGATCCAGGCCGTGACGCTCGCGACGCTCCACTCCGCGAAGGGCCTCGAGTGGGACGAGGTGCATCTCGTCGGCCTCACCGAGGGGATGCTGCCGATCGCGTACGCGACCGGGCTCGAGGGCATCGACGAGGAGCGCCGCCTGCTCTACGTCGGACTCACGCGGGCACGGCGTCGGCTGACCCTGAGCTGGGCGGCGCGGGCCGCCGCGCATCGAGGCGAACGGGAGCCGTCGCGGTTCCTCCGAGAGCTCGACATCCGCACTCCGGATGCGGTGCGTGCGGCCGGCACTCCGGTGGGGGCGGGTCGCCCGCGTCGCTGA
- the nudC gene encoding NAD(+) diphosphatase yields the protein MLDSDALQGPDAPPLAREHLDRDAASRTLPGRQEAFDADERARVLVVRDGRVLLGDGDGDGDDSRRLGLRHPSTLPAPALRAYLGRTLDAGTDGAGRPLPPGSPIEAWVLDDAAAAGLADHERWAGLRALATELDDRDAGLAIEAVGLANWHATHAFCANCGSATEVVTSGWARRCLAEDRQRFPRTDPAVIVIVTDDHDRVLLGSNAMWQQDRFSVLAGFVEPGESLEAAVVREIAEETGLAVDRVEYLGSQPWPFPASLMCAFRARVADGASVVAVPDGEEILELRWFSRDEITAALGRVALPGGSSIARWMLERWYGGPLDSSLPWSTS from the coding sequence GTGCTCGATTCCGACGCGCTGCAGGGGCCGGATGCACCGCCGCTCGCTCGCGAGCACCTCGACCGCGATGCCGCGAGCCGCACGCTGCCCGGCCGGCAGGAGGCGTTCGACGCCGACGAGCGCGCGCGCGTGCTCGTCGTGCGCGACGGTCGCGTGCTCCTCGGCGACGGCGACGGCGACGGCGACGACTCGAGACGGCTCGGGCTGCGCCATCCGTCGACCCTGCCCGCGCCCGCGCTCCGCGCGTACCTCGGCCGCACGCTCGACGCCGGCACGGACGGCGCAGGGCGGCCGCTGCCACCGGGGAGCCCGATCGAGGCGTGGGTGCTCGACGACGCCGCCGCGGCCGGGCTCGCCGACCACGAGCGCTGGGCCGGGCTGCGCGCCCTCGCGACCGAGCTCGACGACCGCGATGCGGGCCTCGCGATCGAGGCGGTCGGGCTTGCGAACTGGCATGCGACCCATGCGTTCTGCGCGAACTGCGGCAGCGCGACCGAGGTCGTCACGTCGGGATGGGCGCGGCGCTGCCTCGCCGAGGATCGCCAGCGCTTCCCGCGCACCGATCCCGCCGTGATCGTGATCGTCACCGACGACCATGACCGGGTGCTGCTCGGCTCGAATGCGATGTGGCAGCAGGACCGCTTCTCGGTGCTCGCGGGCTTCGTCGAGCCCGGCGAGTCGCTCGAGGCCGCGGTCGTGCGCGAGATCGCCGAGGAGACGGGGCTCGCGGTCGACCGCGTGGAGTACCTGGGATCGCAGCCGTGGCCGTTCCCCGCGAGCCTCATGTGCGCCTTCCGGGCGCGCGTCGCCGACGGCGCATCGGTCGTCGCGGTGCCCGACGGCGAGGAGATCCTCGAGCTGCGTTGGTTCTCCCGCGACGAGATCACGGCGGCGCTCGGCCGCGTGGCGCTGCCCGGCGGGTCGTCGATCGCGCGCTGGATGCTCGAGCGCTGGTACGGCGGTCCGCTGGACTCGTCGCTCCCGTGGTCGACCTCATGA
- a CDS encoding phosphotransferase, with protein MARPPLTLAALATAAVAGLEVRAARAHTRGAGGAFDAVELHAVDGRRLLIRAPRSQNAESEQSADLVALRALTPGIRSRLPFAVPQYVGQAPIGPTRAIVTEFIPGAMRSADELTANPPLAAEIGRAIAAIHALPAGFVGEAGLPRHTAAEARESVVAVIDRAADTGRLPAALVRRWEEATDDETLWRFAPTVVNGQLGAESFLIEGDRVSGVVGWSGLAVDDPARDLHWLLTSTGAAAEEALAAYVTARSGGADAELARRALLHAELELARWLLHGVDTRDDAVVEDAVGLLDGLVASVHDLSSEPLTSDTGPILAVDEVERLLDETPRDVVGRESGATMLTDSYDIEELRRHLDGEGAADRAEQPAGSPPLDATAPIPLDLSDWGDAKPPAEGNARGRSA; from the coding sequence ATGGCCAGACCCCCACTCACTCTAGCCGCGTTGGCCACGGCCGCGGTGGCGGGACTCGAGGTGCGGGCGGCCCGGGCGCACACCCGCGGCGCGGGCGGGGCGTTCGACGCCGTCGAGCTCCACGCCGTCGACGGACGTCGCCTCCTCATCCGCGCGCCGCGCTCGCAGAACGCCGAGTCGGAGCAGTCCGCCGACCTCGTGGCCCTGCGCGCGCTGACGCCCGGCATCCGTTCCCGGCTGCCCTTCGCGGTGCCCCAGTACGTGGGGCAGGCGCCGATCGGCCCGACCCGCGCGATCGTGACCGAGTTCATCCCCGGTGCGATGCGGTCGGCCGACGAGCTGACCGCCAACCCGCCGCTCGCCGCCGAGATCGGCCGCGCGATCGCCGCGATCCACGCCCTCCCGGCCGGGTTCGTCGGCGAGGCCGGCCTGCCCCGCCACACCGCCGCCGAGGCGCGGGAGTCGGTGGTCGCCGTGATCGACCGGGCGGCCGACACCGGCCGCCTGCCGGCCGCACTCGTGCGCCGCTGGGAGGAGGCCACCGACGACGAGACGCTGTGGCGGTTCGCGCCGACCGTCGTGAACGGCCAGCTCGGCGCCGAGTCGTTCCTCATCGAGGGCGACCGCGTCTCGGGCGTCGTGGGCTGGTCGGGGCTCGCCGTCGATGATCCCGCGCGCGACCTGCACTGGCTGCTCACCTCGACCGGGGCCGCCGCCGAGGAGGCGCTCGCGGCCTACGTGACCGCACGCTCGGGCGGAGCGGACGCCGAGCTCGCGCGCCGTGCGCTCCTGCATGCCGAGCTCGAGCTCGCGCGCTGGCTCCTGCACGGCGTCGACACGCGCGACGACGCGGTCGTCGAGGATGCGGTCGGGCTGCTCGACGGCTTGGTCGCGAGCGTGCACGACCTCTCGTCGGAGCCGCTCACGAGCGACACGGGGCCGATCCTCGCCGTCGACGAGGTCGAGCGCCTGCTCGACGAGACCCCTCGCGACGTGGTCGGCCGCGAGTCCGGGGCGACCATGCTCACCGACAGCTACGACATCGAGGAGCTGCGACGCCACCTCGACGGTGAGGGGGCTGCCGACCGCGCCGAGCAGCCGGCCGGCTCGCCGCCGCTCGACGCGACCGCGCCCATCCCCCTCGACCTCAGCGACTGGGGCGACGCGAAACCGCCCGCCGAGGGGAACGCGCGCGGCCGGAGCGCCTGA
- a CDS encoding ATP-dependent DNA helicase, with amino-acid sequence MSAPRTARIGAGEIARRLGLHEPTPEQRAVIEADPHGQSIVVAGAGSGKTETMANRVVWLLANGLVDVPEVLGLTFTRKAAGELAERVRERVAQLVAEGIADVRLDPLESAAVFTYNAFAGAIYREHALRIGREPDAAILGEAAAWQLARSIVAASADDRLVELDASLDRVTGAVLSLSRALAENVTDSGDVRAFAREFLAMADLPIEAPRKRTPFESFVSALGVVDALPPLLDLADAYAAAKQRRGVVEFSDQVALALQICTAHPEVAEAHRERYATVLLDEYQDTSVVQTRLLATLFRGHPVMAVGDPDQSIYGWRGASAANLARFASDFAPSGSAQAYDLSTSWRNPVIVLEAANALIAPLDAGIAKSPLRPSPFAGPGRLEISWHETIDAEAAAVASWFAERMRPGGRTGALLCRTFTHVDLFAAALRERGVPVHVLGVAGLLDQPVIADLVCALRVVHDPTAGSELLRLLGGARWRVGTADLAALGALARWLAERDLATRRLADEVRQGIRGSIAPDESPSIVDALDFVLTAPDEHRALAGFTSEGLARLRRAGAQLQSLRRRAGLGLVDFVTLVQQELLLDIEVAANPAQPLGAASLETFDDLVAGFVDTAEHATLGAFLGWLTEAEQRDRLSPRQDDPEPGAVQVLSIHGSKGLEWDLVAIPRLVEDELPSKPRSGKGWLAFGMLPDEFRGDRDEIPELAWRGVQSQAEFDESVRAYAAENRERHAEEERRLAYVGVTRARAELLLTGSWWATQKSPRPPSTFLRELVLVGVADPAALPAAPEEPENPRTAEASRVSWPLDPLGVRRPAIIRAADAVREAAAGPSGAGIGPVLADEIRMLLEERRRRAAGRTGAAVPTRVPASRFKDYVDDPDAVAAELSRPMPQRPYRATRIGTLFHAWVEQRSIGGPAGAGGPAPVAGGADDLDALDLDFGLDAESADDLVDDPVESRLERLRATFAASEWADRRPVAVELELHLPLDEHVFVCKLDAVYEVDPGSEPGRRGIRYQVVDWKTGAAPRDERELELRQTQLALYRLAYARWADVPAEAIDAVFYYVEDDLVLRPDRLYDEAAIRRAWAGVAARSAASAAAVAAAAELGSSVVPTAVRDAVVES; translated from the coding sequence ATGAGCGCGCCCCGCACCGCGCGGATCGGCGCCGGCGAGATCGCCCGCCGCCTCGGGCTGCACGAGCCCACGCCCGAGCAGCGCGCCGTGATCGAGGCCGACCCGCACGGCCAGAGCATCGTCGTGGCGGGTGCCGGCAGCGGCAAGACCGAGACGATGGCCAACCGAGTGGTGTGGCTGCTCGCCAACGGGCTGGTCGACGTGCCCGAGGTGCTCGGCCTCACCTTCACGCGCAAGGCCGCCGGCGAGCTCGCCGAGCGCGTGCGCGAACGCGTCGCACAGCTCGTCGCCGAGGGCATCGCCGACGTGCGGCTCGACCCGCTCGAGTCCGCCGCCGTCTTCACGTACAACGCCTTCGCGGGCGCGATCTACCGCGAGCACGCGCTGCGTATCGGCCGCGAGCCCGACGCGGCGATCCTCGGCGAGGCCGCGGCATGGCAGCTCGCGCGCAGCATCGTCGCCGCATCGGCCGACGACCGGCTCGTCGAGCTCGACGCCTCGCTCGACCGCGTCACCGGCGCGGTGCTGAGCCTCAGCCGCGCGCTCGCCGAGAACGTGACCGACAGCGGCGACGTCCGCGCGTTCGCCCGCGAGTTCCTCGCGATGGCCGACCTGCCGATCGAGGCGCCCCGCAAGCGCACGCCGTTCGAGAGCTTCGTCTCGGCCCTCGGCGTCGTCGACGCGCTGCCGCCGCTGCTCGATCTCGCCGACGCATACGCCGCGGCCAAGCAGCGCCGAGGCGTGGTCGAGTTTTCCGACCAGGTCGCCCTCGCGCTGCAGATCTGCACGGCGCATCCCGAGGTGGCCGAGGCGCACCGCGAGCGGTACGCGACCGTGCTCCTCGACGAGTACCAGGACACGAGCGTCGTGCAGACGCGCCTGCTCGCGACGCTGTTCCGGGGCCATCCGGTGATGGCGGTCGGCGACCCCGACCAGTCGATCTACGGATGGCGCGGCGCGAGCGCGGCGAACCTCGCCCGGTTCGCGTCCGACTTCGCGCCCTCGGGCTCGGCGCAGGCCTACGACCTCTCGACGAGCTGGCGCAACCCCGTCATCGTGCTCGAGGCGGCGAACGCCCTCATCGCGCCGCTCGACGCGGGCATCGCCAAGTCGCCGTTGCGGCCGTCGCCGTTCGCCGGGCCGGGCCGGCTCGAGATCTCCTGGCACGAGACGATCGACGCCGAGGCCGCCGCGGTCGCCTCCTGGTTCGCCGAGCGCATGCGGCCCGGCGGGCGGACGGGCGCGCTGCTGTGCCGCACCTTCACCCATGTCGACCTCTTCGCCGCAGCCCTGCGCGAGCGCGGCGTGCCGGTGCACGTGCTCGGCGTGGCGGGGCTCCTCGACCAGCCCGTCATCGCCGACCTGGTCTGCGCGCTCCGCGTGGTGCACGACCCCACCGCCGGCTCCGAGCTGCTGCGCCTGCTCGGGGGCGCGCGATGGCGTGTCGGCACGGCCGACCTCGCCGCGCTCGGCGCGCTCGCCCGATGGCTCGCCGAGCGCGACCTCGCGACGCGCCGCCTCGCCGACGAGGTGCGCCAGGGCATCCGCGGGTCGATCGCGCCCGACGAGTCTCCGTCGATCGTCGACGCGCTCGACTTCGTGCTCACGGCGCCCGACGAGCACCGGGCGCTCGCGGGGTTCACGTCCGAGGGCCTCGCCCGGCTGCGTCGCGCGGGCGCGCAGCTGCAGTCGCTGCGGCGCCGCGCCGGGCTCGGGCTCGTCGACTTCGTGACGCTCGTGCAGCAGGAGCTCCTGCTCGACATCGAGGTCGCCGCCAACCCGGCGCAGCCGCTCGGCGCGGCGAGCCTCGAGACGTTCGACGATCTCGTCGCGGGCTTCGTCGACACGGCCGAGCACGCCACGCTGGGCGCCTTCCTCGGCTGGCTGACCGAGGCCGAGCAGCGCGACCGGCTGAGCCCCCGACAGGACGACCCCGAACCCGGCGCCGTGCAGGTCCTCTCGATCCACGGCTCGAAGGGCCTCGAGTGGGATCTCGTCGCGATCCCGCGCCTGGTCGAGGACGAGCTGCCCTCGAAGCCGCGCAGCGGCAAGGGCTGGCTCGCGTTCGGCATGCTGCCCGACGAGTTCCGCGGCGACCGCGACGAGATCCCCGAGCTCGCCTGGCGCGGCGTGCAGAGCCAGGCCGAGTTCGACGAGTCCGTGCGCGCCTACGCGGCCGAGAACCGCGAACGGCACGCCGAGGAGGAGCGGCGACTGGCGTACGTGGGCGTCACCCGCGCCCGGGCCGAGCTCCTGCTCACCGGGTCGTGGTGGGCGACGCAGAAGTCGCCGCGGCCGCCGAGCACGTTCCTGCGCGAGCTCGTCCTGGTGGGCGTGGCCGATCCGGCCGCACTGCCGGCCGCACCCGAGGAGCCCGAGAACCCGCGCACGGCCGAGGCCTCGCGCGTGAGCTGGCCGCTCGACCCGCTCGGCGTGCGGCGCCCCGCGATCATCCGCGCGGCCGACGCGGTGCGCGAGGCCGCCGCGGGGCCGAGCGGCGCCGGCATCGGGCCGGTGCTCGCCGACGAGATCCGGATGCTGCTCGAGGAGCGTCGCCGGCGTGCCGCCGGGCGCACGGGCGCGGCGGTGCCCACCCGTGTGCCGGCGTCGCGGTTCAAGGACTACGTCGACGACCCCGACGCCGTGGCCGCCGAGCTCTCGCGCCCGATGCCGCAGCGGCCGTATCGCGCGACGCGCATCGGCACGCTCTTCCACGCCTGGGTCGAGCAGCGCTCCATCGGCGGCCCGGCCGGCGCCGGCGGCCCCGCGCCGGTCGCGGGCGGCGCCGACGATCTCGACGCCCTCGACCTCGACTTCGGCCTCGATGCCGAGTCCGCCGACGACCTCGTCGACGATCCGGTCGAGTCGCGCCTCGAACGGCTGCGTGCCACGTTCGCCGCCTCCGAATGGGCCGACCGGCGGCCGGTCGCGGTCGAGCTCGAACTGCACCTGCCACTCGACGAGCACGTGTTCGTGTGCAAGCTCGACGCGGTGTACGAGGTCGACCCCGGGTCCGAGCCGGGGCGGCGCGGCATCCGCTACCAGGTGGTCGACTGGAAGACCGGTGCGGCGCCGCGGGACGAGCGCGAGCTCGAGCTGCGCCAGACGCAGCTGGCGCTCTACCGCCTCGCGTACGCGCGGTGGGCGGACGTGCCCGCCGAGGCGATCGACGCCGTGTTCTACTACGTCGAGGACGACCTCGTGCTCCGGCCCGACCGGCTCTACGACGAGGCGGCCATCCGTCGGGCGTGGGCCGGCGTCGCCGCGCGCTCCGCGGCGTCGGCCGCGGCGGTGGCCGCTGCGGCGGAGCTCGGGAGCTCGGTCGTGCCCACGGCGGTGCGCGACGCGGTCGTCGAGTCGTGA